A window of the Hyphomicrobiales bacterium genome harbors these coding sequences:
- a CDS encoding potassium transporter TrkH, whose translation MFILGFLYFGLATSMLIPAMVDLAVDNSDWVGFVGSALFTGTAGLLLVVSSHNELREGLTIRQAFLLTTLAWTTLPAFGALPFLHIGVPYVDAAFEAVSGVTTTGSTVLSGLDHQPPGLLLWRSILQWLGGVGIIVMAIVLLPYLQVGGMQLFKTESSDRSEKIVPRASEFFRLLASTYLFLTLLCALGFYLTEMSWFDAINHAMTTLSTGGFSTHDASFAFFTNPVTVWIGTIFMFAGGLPFTLIIQALRGRPLALWRDPQVITLFRFLAVVSLVAAIYLAIAQGIPLQTAVTLTAFNFTSITTTTGFAYGDYTMLGAPIVGIVFLLTFVGGCTGSTAGGIKIFRFIVFAGMLRNHLRRMVRPHRILSTNYNNIPLSPDIAMSVLAFLVAYLGSVGFFTLILTFFGLDLVTALTGAAQAVGNVGPGLGEIIGPAGNFATLSDGAKWIFALAMLMGRLELFTVLVVLDPEFWRR comes from the coding sequence CTGTTCATTCTCGGATTTCTCTATTTCGGTCTCGCAACGTCGATGCTCATTCCGGCGATGGTTGACCTTGCGGTCGACAATTCCGACTGGGTCGGGTTCGTCGGTTCGGCGTTGTTCACCGGGACGGCGGGCCTTCTCCTTGTCGTGTCCTCGCACAATGAGTTGAGGGAAGGGCTGACAATCCGCCAGGCTTTTCTGTTGACGACCCTTGCCTGGACGACGCTGCCCGCATTCGGCGCATTGCCCTTCCTGCATATCGGCGTGCCTTATGTCGATGCTGCCTTCGAGGCGGTCTCCGGCGTCACCACCACCGGGTCGACTGTGCTGAGCGGCCTCGACCATCAGCCGCCGGGGCTGCTCTTGTGGCGCTCGATCCTGCAATGGCTCGGCGGCGTCGGCATCATCGTTATGGCGATCGTGCTGCTGCCCTATCTGCAGGTCGGCGGCATGCAACTCTTCAAGACCGAGAGCTCCGACCGCAGCGAAAAGATCGTGCCGCGGGCGAGCGAGTTCTTCCGCCTGCTTGCCAGCACCTACCTGTTTCTTACCCTGCTGTGCGCACTCGGCTTCTACCTGACGGAGATGTCGTGGTTCGACGCGATCAACCACGCCATGACCACGCTGTCGACGGGCGGCTTTTCCACCCATGACGCCTCGTTCGCCTTTTTCACCAATCCGGTGACCGTGTGGATCGGGACAATCTTCATGTTCGCCGGCGGCTTGCCCTTCACATTGATCATCCAGGCGCTGAGGGGCCGTCCGCTCGCTCTGTGGCGTGACCCGCAGGTCATCACGCTGTTTCGCTTCCTCGCCGTCGTTTCGCTCGTCGCCGCGATCTACCTTGCCATCGCCCAGGGTATTCCCCTGCAAACGGCGGTCACGCTGACAGCGTTCAACTTCACCTCGATTACCACCACGACCGGCTTCGCCTATGGCGATTACACCATGCTCGGCGCCCCCATCGTCGGCATCGTGTTCCTGCTCACCTTCGTCGGCGGCTGCACGGGGTCGACGGCCGGCGGCATCAAGATCTTCCGTTTCATCGTGTTCGCGGGGATGCTGCGCAATCATCTTCGCCGCATGGTGCGGCCGCATCGCATTCTCTCGACCAACTACAACAACATTCCGCTGTCGCCCGACATCGCCATGTCGGTACTCGCCTTCCTCGTCGCCTATCTTGGCTCTGTTGGCTTCTTCACCCTGATCCTCACCTTCTTCGGGCTGGATCTGGTGACCGCGCTGACCGGTGCGGCCCAGGCCGTCGGCAATGTCGGTCCGGGGCTCGGCGAGATCATCGGCCCGGCGGGCAATTTCGCCACGCTGTCCGATGGCGCAAAGTGGATCTTCGCGCTTGCCATGCTGATGGGGCGGCTCGAACTGTTCACCGTGCTGGTCGTGCTCGATCCGGAATTCTGGCGCCGCTGA